In Sporosarcina sp. PTS2304, a genomic segment contains:
- the gcvPB gene encoding aminomethyl-transferring glycine dehydrogenase subunit GcvPB, giving the protein MHNENQALIFETSKAGRIGYSLPALDVPEVDVSTILPEQLIRTEDAELPEVSELDIMRHYTALSNRNHGVDTGFYPLGSCTMKYNPKINEAVARFPGFARIHPLQDESTVQGALEVAYDLQEHLAEITGMPQVTLQPAAGAHGEWTALMMIRAFHEANGDTQRTKVLVPDSAHGTNPASATVAGFDTITVKSNDNGLVDLEDLKAKVGSDTAALMLTNPNTLGLFEEDILEMAKVVHGVGGKLYYDGANLNAVMSKARPGDMGFDAVHLNLHKTFTGPHGGGGPGSGPVGVTDELAAFMPKPIITKEDDRYFLNYDVPQSIGRVKPYYGNFGIYLRAYTYIRSMGPDGLKAVTEYAVLNANYMMRRLEPYFDLPYTQHCKHEFVLSGRRQKKMGVRTLDMAKRLLDFGYHPPTIYFPLNVEEGMMIEPTETESKETLDAFIEAMIQIAKEVEENPEIVQEAPHTTVIGRLDETKAARKPVLRYTKEA; this is encoded by the coding sequence ATGCATAACGAAAATCAAGCTCTCATTTTTGAGACATCTAAAGCTGGACGTATCGGATACAGTTTACCGGCGCTCGATGTACCTGAAGTAGATGTATCTACGATTCTTCCGGAACAACTTATCCGTACAGAAGACGCTGAACTACCAGAGGTTTCAGAACTGGATATTATGCGTCATTATACTGCATTATCTAACCGTAACCACGGAGTCGACACAGGATTCTATCCACTCGGTTCATGTACGATGAAATACAATCCGAAAATTAACGAAGCGGTAGCACGCTTTCCTGGATTTGCGCGGATTCACCCACTACAAGACGAATCTACTGTTCAAGGAGCGTTAGAAGTAGCTTATGATTTACAAGAGCATCTAGCGGAAATTACCGGAATGCCACAAGTGACGTTACAACCGGCTGCAGGAGCGCATGGTGAGTGGACAGCATTGATGATGATTCGTGCATTCCACGAAGCGAATGGCGATACGCAGCGTACAAAAGTGCTTGTACCAGACTCCGCTCACGGTACGAATCCTGCATCCGCGACAGTTGCTGGTTTTGATACAATCACTGTGAAGTCTAATGATAACGGATTAGTAGACTTAGAAGACTTAAAAGCGAAAGTCGGTTCTGATACGGCAGCGTTAATGCTGACCAATCCAAACACGCTCGGTCTTTTTGAAGAAGATATTCTTGAGATGGCGAAAGTTGTTCACGGTGTAGGCGGCAAGCTTTATTATGATGGTGCGAACTTGAACGCAGTCATGTCGAAAGCGCGTCCTGGAGATATGGGCTTTGATGCGGTTCACTTAAACTTACACAAAACATTTACAGGTCCTCACGGTGGCGGTGGTCCGGGTTCAGGTCCGGTCGGTGTAACGGATGAACTGGCAGCATTCATGCCAAAACCAATTATCACAAAAGAAGATGATCGCTACTTCTTAAATTATGATGTACCCCAATCTATCGGTCGCGTGAAGCCGTACTATGGAAACTTCGGTATTTATTTACGTGCGTACACGTATATTCGTTCGATGGGTCCAGACGGTCTAAAGGCAGTAACAGAGTATGCAGTGCTTAATGCGAACTATATGATGCGTCGCTTGGAACCGTATTTTGATCTGCCGTACACGCAACATTGTAAGCACGAGTTTGTTTTATCTGGTCGTCGTCAGAAGAAGATGGGTGTGCGTACACTCGATATGGCAAAGCGTTTGTTAGACTTTGGCTACCACCCGCCAACTATCTACTTCCCGCTAAATGTAGAAGAAGGTATGATGATCGAGCCGACAGAAACAGAGTCAAAAGAAACATTGGATGCTTTTATCGAAGCGATGATTCAAATTGCGAAAGAAGTAGAAGAAAATCCGGAAATCGTTCAAGAAGCACCACATACTACAGTCATTGGTCGCTTAGATGAAACGAAAGCCGCACGTAAGCCGGTATTGCGTTACACAAAAGAAGCATAA
- a CDS encoding DUF2691 family protein, which translates to MRGISFEIPNEHSNYLSTILAGIPIENYEWIVDGWNESYIVENGNLENDLFTDGKISGELLYILISEQIYYLIAVTLQAFSKNSLTKQQTIATYEQFLESECQIVLLVIDSTFLTLYVKDQKLLHIIQRNAVGAGFKNILYITEENDTNTSLLT; encoded by the coding sequence ATGAGAGGAATATCCTTTGAAATACCAAATGAACACAGCAACTACTTATCTACCATATTGGCTGGCATTCCTATAGAAAATTACGAGTGGATAGTAGATGGATGGAACGAATCGTATATCGTGGAGAATGGGAATTTAGAGAATGATCTATTTACTGATGGAAAGATCAGCGGAGAATTACTTTATATATTAATTTCTGAACAAATATATTATTTGATAGCAGTAACATTGCAAGCCTTTTCGAAAAACTCATTGACGAAGCAACAGACGATAGCGACGTATGAACAATTTCTTGAAAGCGAGTGCCAAATCGTTTTATTAGTAATCGATTCAACTTTTCTTACATTGTACGTAAAAGACCAAAAACTACTACATATTATACAGCGCAATGCCGTTGGTGCAGGGTTTAAAAATATACTGTACATAACCGAAGAGAATGATACGAACACGTCTTTACTGACTTGA
- a CDS encoding DUF4181 domain-containing protein gives MDYYGIEPYFWTKLFIVVIGLVIVITTFEIIMRKLLSLKRMKFFSNEQILNPFHRKLDWMIRIFFIFMMIIGGIINVYRSPADRFIVLEPYVVLFFLTYTTESVTAYMQWKYAEDKNEMVLTLSRLGLLSILLFVLYLTDFFGLF, from the coding sequence ATGGATTACTATGGAATAGAGCCTTATTTTTGGACGAAGCTATTTATAGTAGTGATTGGATTAGTTATTGTCATTACGACATTCGAAATCATCATGAGGAAATTACTTTCACTCAAGCGTATGAAATTTTTCTCAAATGAACAAATACTGAATCCGTTTCATCGAAAGCTAGATTGGATGATTAGAATATTTTTTATTTTCATGATGATTATAGGTGGAATAATTAATGTGTATAGATCACCAGCAGACAGATTCATAGTTTTAGAACCTTATGTAGTACTGTTCTTTCTAACGTACACGACTGAGTCGGTTACAGCGTATATGCAATGGAAGTATGCAGAAGATAAAAACGAAATGGTATTAACACTTTCTCGGTTAGGATTACTTTCGATTCTTTTATTCGTACTCTATCTAACAGATTTCTTTGGATTGTTTTAA